The genome window TTAATACCTGGTCTACCAAAGAACTTCAGTTGACTGCCTACATTTATAGTGATTTCGTCGTTAGCTCTGCCTTCTAGCATAATTACATCGCCTTTTTGAAGATTAATCAATTCTCCAATAGTAATTCTAGTTGAGCTAAGAATTGCATTTAGATTAACATAAGTATTTTTGATTCTTTTGTTAAGAAGTTCTTTATCCATTTCTGTAGTCTCTCTCTTAGTAGATGAAAACCAAAGTTTAGTACTTAATTTTTCTAATATAGGCTCTAAAACTAAATGAGGAATGCAAACATTGAATAGTCCTTCAGTATTCCCAATAGCTAGATTCATGGTAATAAGTGCTATGGTTTCATTAGGAGAAATTATTTGAGCAAATTGTGAATTTGTCTCAATCTTTTCTAATGCTGGTGTTAGGATAATCACATTATCCCATGCTTGAGCCATAAGTACAATAATTCTCTTTATTAAGTTCTTTAACAAGGTTAACTCTATCTCTGTAAAACTTCTAACATCAACAGGCTTTTCTCCATCACCACCTAGTAAACGGTCAATGACTACAAAAGCAATATCTGTTGAAATATCAATAATAATCTGACCATTCAAAGGCTCAAAATCAACTATAGAAAGAAAAGCTGGATTTGATATAGCATTTGTAAATTCACTATATGCATACTGGTCAACTGTCATAACAGAAATTTTTACAGGGGCCCTTAAATATCCTGAAAGAAAAGTTTGTAAAAGTCTGCTGAAGTTATCATGAATAATTTCTAATGTTCTTAACTGATCCTTAGCTATTTTCTGAGGATTTCTAAAGTCATATTTCCTCACTTTTTTTTCAGCAGTATCTTTTTTTATTTCCTTAACATCAACTTCTCCAGAGCTTAAAGCATTAAGTAGGGCATCTATTTCATTTTGCGATAAAACCTCAGCCAATATTGTTACCTCCCTACTGCACTATAAATTCTTCAAAGTAAATTTTAGTAATACTTTCAGTATTAAAAATTTCAGATAGCTTATTAGCTATTTCACCTTGAAGTGTTAATAATCCTTCATTTCCCTCTAAATCTTTTTTTGTTTTATTCATCATTATTGCATTGATTTCATGTTTAATAGAAAAATTTCTGCTTTCAAGTTTTTCAATCATCTTTTCATTATTAAGTTCAATTGTAACTTTTAGCTTTACAATTTTATTGCTGTCTTTAAGATTGCTGTACATCTCACCAACATCATAATAAAAATACTCTATTGATGTATTTTGATCAATATTATTTTTATAAGATATTAATAGAAAAACAGAACCAACTATAGTGATTATCATTATAAAGGAAATAATAGCTACGAGAAAAATCTTTTTTGTGCTCATTTTTCCGACTCCTTTTTATTTCAGTTTGTAATTCTTAATTATTATAGTGCTTCTTCAGTGCTAATTTCTTTTTTGTAACTCCTTCTTAAATCTGGTGGCAAGAAAGTTTTTAGCTTTTCTTCTATTATTCTAGGATTTTCTCCTGCTTGTATAGAAAGAAGCCCCTCTAGCATCAGTTCTTTAACTAATACTTCATCGCTACTTTTACCTTTTAACTTATTAGCTAAAGGTAAGAAAACTGCATTAGCTAAAAAAGAACCATAAAATGTAGTAATTAGTGCTACAGACATACTAGGTCCAACACTTGATACATCTTCCAATTCTTTTAGCATGTTTACAAGTCCTATAAGTGTTCCTACCATACCGAATGCTGGAGAATAAGTACCCATAGCCTCAAACACGCCTTGTCCTTCCTTATGCCTTTCCTCTAGAAAATTCAGTTCAGTTTCTAGTATGTTTCTCACTAGTTCTGGATCAGTACCATCTACAATTAACATAATACCCTTCTTTAAAAACTCATCATTTGCCTTTTCCCCAGCTTCCTCTAATGCCAACAATCCTTCTCTTCGCGCTAGATTTGAAAGTTCTATTAATTGATTAATTACTCCACTGGGATTTGAATCTTGTACAAATAAGGCTTTCTTTATTGCTTTCATAGCTCCTATAATTTTTTTCAAAGGGAAGCTTATTAAAGTAGCAGCCACTGTTCCTCCAAGTGTTATAACAATTGAAGGAAAATCATAAAAGTTAGCTATATTTCCAGAATCCATTATTCCCCAAACGATAAAGCCTATAGCAGCTATAAATCCAATAATCGTTGCTATGTCCATTAGCTACACCTCTTCTTAATCCTTAATTTTAAGATTATTTATGTTGCTTTTATACTCAATTACTCTTTTAAGTATTTCATCCATTGATTCCTTCACAACATATTTTTTACCAGTTGTTAAAGTAATAACTGTATCAGGAGTTTCTTCGACAAACTCAATAAGTTCACAGTTTATCATAAACTCAACATTGTTCAATCTATGTACTTTTATCATATAACCATCCTTTTTTTCTTTAATTAGGCAGCAGCGTAGCTGCCTAATTAAAGTTATTGGTTATTACCTTTTCATATTAACCAATTCTTGAAGCATTTCATCTGTTGTTGTAATAATTCTTGAATTTGCCTGAAAACCTCTTTGTGTAGTTATCATTTCAGTAAATTCCAATGATAAATCAACATTTGACATTTCAAGTGCACCAGGTGCTATTGCGCCTAAACCACTACTGCTTGGCTTGCCAATTTGAGGTTCTCCTGAGTTTCTTGTATCAATAAAGAAGTTGTTGCCAATTTTCTGTAGTCCCATAGGGTTGTCAAACTTAGCCAATATTATTTGGCCTAGAGCTTTTTTCTCACCATTAGTGAAACTTCCTATTATAGTGCCTGTGGCATCTATGGCAAACCCATCTAGATTACCTGCTGTGTTTCCATTTAAAGCGTGTGGCTTTGCGTCTGCTTCTTTGGCATATTGGGTTAGTTCCTTTAAGTCAAATTTAATAATATTATCATAGCTACCCGGACCATTTGGCGTACCAAAGCCTACGCTAGAACTGTCAAACTCAATAGAGAAGTCAGCACCTCCTGTTAATTTTCCTTCTTTATTAAAAGTAATATCATGGAACTTATTAGGTTCTTTTGGTTCAATAGGTTCCCCTCCATTTAAAGGTTTAATTGAAACTATACGAGACTTCCATTTACCAGTAATACTTTCCAACGCTTGTTTAGCATCATTTTCTGTACTAAAAGGCACTTCCTCTATCCATTCTCCATTATTGAAGTATGTAGCAGTATTATTCTCAACACCTTCAAAGACTTTGAAAATCTCAAATTCTACTTTATAACCATTTCCAAGACTATCTCTTATTATTGTGTCAGTTTTGTGGAATGCATCCTTATTCAATACTAGCTTATAAGTAGGAGGATCCCCAGGGTTTGCTCCAGGCACTTCTTCTATCTTATATGGCAACTCCATCCTCGAATCTAGATTTCCTCTTAACTCTACATTCTTAGTTGTTGTAGGTGGAACTGTTTCAGTTTGGCTAATAGTTATTGCACCTATTTCACTAGTCCAGTTTCCGTTATCATCAAATTTATACCCTAATACCTTATATCCATCTGCCGTAACTAAGTTTCCTGCTCTATCTAATGTGAAGTTCCCTGCTCTTGT of Proteiniborus sp. DW1 contains these proteins:
- the fliM gene encoding flagellar motor switch protein FliM; translation: MAEVLSQNEIDALLNALSSGEVDVKEIKKDTAEKKVRKYDFRNPQKIAKDQLRTLEIIHDNFSRLLQTFLSGYLRAPVKISVMTVDQYAYSEFTNAISNPAFLSIVDFEPLNGQIIIDISTDIAFVVIDRLLGGDGEKPVDVRSFTEIELTLLKNLIKRIIVLMAQAWDNVIILTPALEKIETNSQFAQIISPNETIALITMNLAIGNTEGLFNVCIPHLVLEPILEKLSTKLWFSSTKRETTEMDKELLNKRIKNTYVNLNAILSSTRITIGELINLQKGDVIMLEGRANDEITINVGSQLKFFGRPGINKNKVAVQITRVQKEGDVSDD
- a CDS encoding flagellar basal body-associated FliL family protein, which gives rise to MSTKKIFLVAIISFIMIITIVGSVFLLISYKNNIDQNTSIEYFYYDVGEMYSNLKDSNKIVKLKVTIELNNEKMIEKLESRNFSIKHEINAIMMNKTKKDLEGNEGLLTLQGEIANKLSEIFNTESITKIYFEEFIVQ
- a CDS encoding motility protein A — encoded protein: MDIATIIGFIAAIGFIVWGIMDSGNIANFYDFPSIVITLGGTVAATLISFPLKKIIGAMKAIKKALFVQDSNPSGVINQLIELSNLARREGLLALEEAGEKANDEFLKKGIMLIVDGTDPELVRNILETELNFLEERHKEGQGVFEAMGTYSPAFGMVGTLIGLVNMLKELEDVSSVGPSMSVALITTFYGSFLANAVFLPLANKLKGKSSDEVLVKELMLEGLLSIQAGENPRIIEEKLKTFLPPDLRRSYKKEISTEEAL
- a CDS encoding flagellar FlbD family protein, with translation MIKVHRLNNVEFMINCELIEFVEETPDTVITLTTGKKYVVKESMDEILKRVIEYKSNINNLKIKD
- a CDS encoding flagellar hook protein FlgE is translated as MMRSMYSGVSGLRVHQTKMDVIGNNIANVNTVGYKRGQVTFQEVFSQVVRGASAPQDGKGGTNPQQIGLGVNIGSINTIHTKGATQRTDYATDLMIDGEGFFVVSDDTNFENRYYTRAGNFTLDRAGNLVTADGYKVLGYKFDDNGNWTSEIGAITISQTETVPPTTTKNVELRGNLDSRMELPYKIEEVPGANPGDPPTYKLVLNKDAFHKTDTIIRDSLGNGYKVEFEIFKVFEGVENNTATYFNNGEWIEEVPFSTENDAKQALESITGKWKSRIVSIKPLNGGEPIEPKEPNKFHDITFNKEGKLTGGADFSIEFDSSSVGFGTPNGPGSYDNIIKFDLKELTQYAKEADAKPHALNGNTAGNLDGFAIDATGTIIGSFTNGEKKALGQIILAKFDNPMGLQKIGNNFFIDTRNSGEPQIGKPSSSGLGAIAPGALEMSNVDLSLEFTEMITTQRGFQANSRIITTTDEMLQELVNMKR